The DNA region GTCCATCGCCACCGGGCTCTGCACGTCCGGCTCGCTGGCCACCAGTTCCACGCGGAAGCCGGGCTCGGTGCGGATCTTCGTGATCGAGACCTCGGGGGCGTACGGGGGCGCCGCGGCAGGCGCGGACCCGCCCTGGCCGAGGAGTGAGCTACCGCCAGCGAGGACGGCCGTCGCGACGACGCCGCCCAGGAGGGTGTTTCGAATGAGCACCGCGGACCTTGCCTCCCGGAGGTGAGACGAACACCAAGTCTACAGCGTCCTCGCAGCCGTCGGTCGCGTGCCTGCGGTACCATCCGCGCGGAGCCCCCCGCATGCGCATCGTGCCCGTCCGTGCCGCCCTCGCCGCGCTGGTCCTCACCGCGGCCCTCGCCCTCGTACCCGTGCCTGTGTCGACATCTCCCGGCGTCCAGGCGGCGCCCGTCGTCGCCGCCACGGTGGGCTGGCCGGGCGGCGCGCGCATGGCGCTCAGCCTGTCGTTCGACGATGGCCGGGCCAGTCAGGTGACGCAGGGCCTGCCGGTGTTTGCCCGACACGGGGCGCGGGTCACGCTGTACGTGGTGCCGTCGGCGGTCGAACGGTCACTCGACCTGTGGAAGCAGGCCGCCGCGGCCGGACACGAGATCGCCAACCACTCGCTGACGCACTCCTGCAGCGGCAACTTCCCGTTCTCGCGGCAGAAGGCGCTCGAGGAGCACTCGATCGACCGCATGCGCGAGGAACTCGCGCAGGCCAACCGTCGCATCGTCGAGTTGCTCGGCGTGCCACCGCCCCGCAGCTTCGCCTACCCGTGCGGGCAGACGTTCGTGGGCCGGGGTCGGGACACGCGGAGCTACGTGCCGGTGGTGGCCGAGGCGTTCGTGTCGGGGCGCACGTGGATGGACGAGGCTCCCAACGATCCGGCCTACGTCGACCTCGCGCAGGCGACCGGCATCGAGATGGACGGGCGGGAGTTCGCCGACCTGCTGCCGGTGGTCGAGGGGGCGCGGACCGCGGGGGCGTGGCTCGTGCTCGCCGGGCACGACATCGGGGCAGGCGGCCGGCAGACCACGCGCGTCGCGATGCTCGACGCGCTGCTCGCCCATGCCAGGGATCCCGCCAACGGCATCTGGCTGGCCCCGGTCGGCGACGTGGCCGATCACATCGTCAAGGCACGGGGCCACCGGTGAGCCCGCGAGTCCCTCGGGGCAGGGCGCCGGGGACGCAGGCGCACGCCTGCCGCAGCCGTTGCGGGCACGACGCGGCGGCGCGTGATCAGCGCAGCACGAGGAACGGCTCCTCGTGGGTGAGGTAGCGACGATACCCGTCGGTCTCGAAGGGAGTCGGGCGCGTCGGGGTGATCACGTCGAGGTGGCTGCGGAACTGCTGCAGCGCCTGTTGTTCGAGCGCCCTGAACCCGGACACGTCGACGCCGACGCGCCGGCGCGGGACGGCCGACAGGTCGGTGTCCCGCTTCAGGGTCACGATGAACTCGAAGACCTCGCCGCAGGCCCCCGACGCCTCGCAGGCGGCGCGCGCGATGGCATTGGTGGCGACGTGCTCGGCGTGCCCCTCGAAGGGACTCGGGATGTAGAGCTCGGAGGGACGCAACTCGGCCAGCAGTGCCGTGACGCGGCGGGTCGTCTCGGCCTGCTCGGCGACCAGGCGCTCGTTCTGCACGTCGAGGAACCGGATCTCGCCCTTGCCGCCGGTGAGGATGTCCACGGACCGGCGCGTCTCGTCCTTGCGCATCGTGGACACTTCCAACTCGCTGGGGTTGCTGGTCACGCCGAACCGGCGCAGCAGCGCCCGCCCGTCGGTCACCACGACC from Luteitalea sp. TBR-22 includes:
- a CDS encoding polysaccharide deacetylase family protein yields the protein MRIVPVRAALAALVLTAALALVPVPVSTSPGVQAAPVVAATVGWPGGARMALSLSFDDGRASQVTQGLPVFARHGARVTLYVVPSAVERSLDLWKQAAAAGHEIANHSLTHSCSGNFPFSRQKALEEHSIDRMREELAQANRRIVELLGVPPPRSFAYPCGQTFVGRGRDTRSYVPVVAEAFVSGRTWMDEAPNDPAYVDLAQATGIEMDGREFADLLPVVEGARTAGAWLVLAGHDIGAGGRQTTRVAMLDALLAHARDPANGIWLAPVGDVADHIVKARGHR
- a CDS encoding PIG-L deacetylase family protein; translation: MRLSRLALVGLLLALAGAPAHGRLRAAQAGPVVVLAPHPDDETLGCGGVIARRAAEGRRVVVVVVTDGRALLRRFGVTSNPSELEVSTMRKDETRRSVDILTGGKGEIRFLDVQNERLVAEQAETTRRVTALLAELRPSELYIPSPFEGHAEHVATNAIARAACEASGACGEVFEFIVTLKRDTDLSAVPRRRVGVDVSGFRALEQQALQQFRSHLDVITPTRPTPFETDGYRRYLTHEEPFLVLR